From Brassica oleracea var. oleracea cultivar TO1000 chromosome C3, BOL, whole genome shotgun sequence, a single genomic window includes:
- the LOC106333675 gene encoding CLAVATA3/ESR (CLE)-related protein 6-like: MANLILKRTLIMLLIIFSSPISQARILQTDRVANMGNIDSQVLLRELGFDLSKFKGYNERRFLVDSDRVSPGGPDPQHH; the protein is encoded by the coding sequence ATGGCGAATTTAATCCTTAAGCGAACTCTTATCATGCTCCTAATCATATTTTCATCACCAATCTCTCAGGCTCGAATCCTTCAGACAGATCGCGTCGCAAACATGGGAAATATAGATAGTCAGGTTCTCCTACGTGAGCTCGGGTTTGATCTCTCCAAGTTCAAAGGTTATAACGAGAGGAGGTTTTTGGTGGATTCGGACAGGGTTTCACCGGGAGGACCGGACCCGCAACATCATTGA
- the LOC106328204 gene encoding phospholipase A1-IIbeta-like: protein MVGDIAKRWKQLSGDSKWKDLLDPLDLDLRRYILHYGDMAEVGYVTFNSDRRSKYVGDSCYTKEELFARTGYLKANPFRYEVTKYIYGTSSIRLPECFLINSLSREAWNKDSNWLGYTAVATDEGKELLGRRDIVVAWRGTMQLYEWANDFDFPLELATSVFPSTDPNDPNDPPRIANGWLSLYTTSNTHSRFDKTSAQEQVQGELKRLLELYKHEEVSITFTGHSLGAVLSILSATDFLHNEWPKTTTSLGDTLSCVTVFAFGSPRIGDLNFRRLVESLKKLNILRITNAPDLIPHYPVFRFRDVGEELEINTLKSEYLKRSLNLAHFHNLEAYLHGVAGTQHNQAEFKLEINRDIALVNKELDALQDKYLVPSHWWVVENRGMVQADDGTWILNGDMAKNDQEEEKDGCELL, encoded by the exons ATGGTGGGAGATATTGCTAAGAGATGGAAGCAACTGAGCGGCGATAGCAAATGGAAAGACTTACTTGATCCTCTTGACTTGGATCTACGCCGTTACATCCTCCACTACGGCGACATGGCTGAGGTCGGATACGTTACCTTTAATAGTGACCGTCGGTCCAAATATGTAGGAGATAGCTGCTACACCAAGGAGGAGCTTTTTGCTCGTACCGGCTACCTCAAAGCCAACCCTTTCAG GTACGAGGTGACTAAGTACATATATGGAACATCGTCGATAAGGTTACCGGAATGTTTCTTAATCAACTCATTGTCAAGGGAAGCATGGAACAAAGATTCTAACTGGTTAGGTTACACTGCGGTGGCTACAGACGAAGGCAAGGAGTTGTTAGGGAGAAGAGACATTGTTGTAGCATGGCGAGGGACTATGCAGTTGTACGAATGGGCTAACGATTTTGATTTCCCACTTGAATTAGCTACCTCGGTTTTCCCTAGTACTGACCCGAATGATCCAAATGACCCTCCTCGCATTGCCAATGGTTGGCTGTCTCTTTACACAACCTCTAATACACACTCACGTTTTGACAAGACCAGTGCACAAGAACAG GTTCAAGGAGAGCTCAAAAGGTTACTAGAATTGTACAAACATGAAGAAGTTAGTATCACCTTTACAGGCCATAGCTTGGGCGCAGTTCTATCTATTTTATCAGCCACAGACTTTCTCCATAACGAATGGCCTAAGACCACAACAAGTCTTGGAGACACGCTTTCTTGTGTCACGGTTTTTGCTTTCGGCAGTCCCCGCATCGGTGACCTTAACTTCAGAAGACTGGTCGAGTCTCTAAAAAAACTCAACATCTTGAGAATAACAAATGCCCCGGATCTCATTCCGCATTACCCGGTGTTCAGGTTCAGAGATGTAGGGGAGGAGCTTGAGATCAACACGTTGAAATCAGAGTATCTGAAACGGTCTCTAAACTTGGCGCATTTCCATAACCTGGAGGCTTACTTGCACGGCGTGGCGGGGACACAACACAACCAAGCGGAGTTCAAGCTTGAGATTAACCGTGATATCGCGCTGGTCAACAAGGAATTAGATGCTCTTCAAGATAAGTACTTAGTGCCTAGTCATTGGTGGGTTGTTGAGAACAGAGGTATGGTTCAAGCGGATGATGGGACATGGATTCTTAATGGAGATATGGCAAAGAATGATCAAGAAGAAGAAAAGGACGGATGCGAATTACTATGA
- the LOC106328205 gene encoding protein trichome birefringence-like 40 yields the protein MGLCFQPILASLFLILLSSLPELLAQSQQHFLGQNNTSLLGEERSCNWFRGKWVYDSSYPLYSPFSCPFINPEFNCQKTGRPDTNYQHFRWQPFSCSLPRFDGVNFMRRMRGKKIMMVGDSLSLNMFESLACLIHASLPNAKYSLSRSQPLTSLTFQDYGVTILLYRTQFLVDVVQEKAGRVLVLDSIKQANAWLGMDVLIFNSWHWWTHTDGIQPWDYMREGNTLYKDMNRLVAFYKGLNTWARWINGNINPSRTQVFFQGVSPVHYDGRQWNEPLKSCKGQTQPFMGQRYPGGLPLGWVVVNKVLSRIKKPVRLLDLTTLSEYRKDAHPSLYNGIAKGLDCSHWCLPGLPDTWNLLLYASLTS from the exons ATGGGACTCTGCTTCCAACCCATCTTAGCTTCTCTGTTTCTCATACTCCTCTCTTCACTCCCTGAGCTATTAGCACAATCTCAACAACATTTTTTGGGACAAAACAACACAAGCTTATTGGGAGAAGAGAGATCATGCAATTGGTTTAGAGGCAAATGGGTCTATGATTCTTCATATCCTCTCTATAGTCCTTTTTCTTGTCCCTTCATCAACCCTGAATTCAATTGCCAGAAAACGGGTCGACCAGACACTAACTATCAACACTTCCGATGGCAACCTTTCTCATGTTCTCTTCCCAG ATTCGATGGGGTGAACTTTATGAGGAGAATGAGAGGGAAGAAGATAATGATGGTTGGTGACTCACTGAGTCTCAACATGTTTGAATCGTTGGCATGTTTGATTCATGCATCTCTTCCTAATGCTAAGTACTCTCTTAGTCGAAGCCAGCCTCTCACTTCACTCACTTTCCAG GATTATGGAGTGACAATTCTTCTGTACAGAACACAGTTTCTAGTAGATGTGGTTCAAGAAAAGGCAGGACGAGTGCTTGTACTTGACTCCATCAAACAAGCCAATGCTTGGCTTGGCATGGACGTTCTGATTTTCAACTCATGGCACTGGTGGACTCACACTGACGGAATCCAGCC GTGGGATTATATGAGGGAAGGAAACACCTTGTACAAAGACATGAACAGGCTTGTGGCTTTTTACAAAGGACTAAACACATGGGCTCGATGGATTAACGGTAACATTAACCCTTCACGCACTCAAGTCTTCTTTCAAGGTGTTTCTCCTGTTCACTACGA TGGAAGGCAGTGGAACGAACCATTGAAGTCGTGCAAGGGCCAAACTCAGCCGTTCATGGGACAAAGATATCCAGGAGGATTGCCCTTAGGTTGGGTTGTGGTGAATAAAGTGTTGAGCCGAATCAAGAAACCTGTCCGTCTTCTTGATCTCACAACTCTCTCGGAGTATCGCAAAGACGCACACCCAAGTCTCTACAATGGTATCGCAAAGGGTCTAGACTGTAGCCATTGGTGTCTCCCTGGTCTCCCTGACACTTGGAACTTACTTCTCTACGCATCTCTTACTTCATAG
- the LOC106328206 gene encoding uncharacterized protein LOC106328206, with protein sequence MVGLRCVVFYCDWYDTTPDRGVKIDAFGVTSVHSRRKLQYYDPFILGSQADQVCYISYPRVTYRDDPWVTVTQLNPRGRVDGTSDDDEPLQPESTSNAQAVEDLENVQLVENLTVFGHDAVMHSEPEAEVGEFDEDSEDSD encoded by the exons ATGGTTGGATTGCGTTGTGTAGTATTCTATTGTGATTGGTATGACACCACCCCAGATAGAGGAGTGAAGATTGATGCGTTTGGTGTTACATCAGTTCATTCGCGGCGGAAACTTCAATATTATGATCCCTTCATTCTTGGTTCGCAAGCTGATCAG GTGTGCTACATCAGTTACCCTCGGGTGACGTACAGAGACGATCCATGGGTTACTGTAACGCAACTCAACCCAAGAGGACGAGTGGATGGAACTTCTGATGATGATGAACCATTGCAACCAGAGTCTACCAGCAACGCCCAGGCAGTTGAAGATTTGGAAAATGTTCAACTTGTTGAGAATTTGACTGTGTTTGGACATGATGCTGTCATGCATTCAGAGCCAGAAGCCGAGGTTGGGGAGTTTGATGAAGATTCAGAAGATTCTGATTAG
- the LOC106332460 gene encoding uncharacterized protein LOC106332460 isoform X1, with product MLLGFGERKQERSRIERTMNFKGIPWVENVYQRFEAMCIELEDLIVQDTAKYVESQVQTVGNSMKQFYSDVVQDLLPDDSVVSEKPLPVSMLHEYAPVCSFKKKRESFSGKNRDVKQEQEVTDGEKSGCEMKLRGLDADSTSPSTVHNTRLRNDVGTVKSSDSNRGEVARLNSKEEDSMQTSSSSVPGQLSGRSVEESCIIVDRDECVFSDRRENDKHKPYKKIRDAIFSRMKQNREKEYKRLAQQCYAEDVVNGRECGDNPERIEENQSAEESEWELL from the exons ATGCTCCTAGGATTTGGGG AACGCAAACAAGAACGTTCTCGAATTGAGAGAACAATGAATTTTAAAGGTATACCATGGGTTGAAAACGTCTACCAAAGGTTTGAAGCAATGTGCATAGAGCTTGAAGATCTTATTGTCCAG GACACAGCTAAATACGTTGAGAGCCAAGTTCAAACTGTTGGAAACTCTATGAAGCAATTCTATTCCGATGTGGTTCAAGATCTGCTTCCAGATGACTCCGTAGTTTCGGAAAAGCCATTACCTGTTTCTATGTTACATGAATACGCTCCTGTCTGTTCCTTCAAGAAGAAAAGAGAAAGCTTCAGCGGGAAAAACAGAGATGTGAAGCAAGAACAAGAGGTAACTGATGGGGAAAAGAGTGGATGTGAAATGAAATTGCGTGGTCTTGATGCAGACTCGACTAGTCCATCAACGGTTCATAATACTCGTCTCAGAAATGATGTTGGAACTGTAAAGTCAAGTGATTCTAATCGAGGTGAAGTAGCAAGACTCAACTCTAAAGAGGAGGATTCGATGCAAACTAGTTCGAGTTCTGTCCCAGGACAGCTTAGTGGAAGATCAGTTGAAGAAAGCTGTATCATTGTGGATAGGGACGAATGCGTTTTTTCTGACAGGAGGGAGAATGACAAACACAAACCTTACAAG AAGATCCGAGACGCTATATTTTCAAGAATGAAGCAAAACAGAGAAAAAGAATACAAGCGACTTGCGCAACAATGCTACGCTGAAGATGTTGTAAATGGTAGAGAATGTGGTGACAATCCGGAACGGATTGAGGAAAACCAATCAGCAGAAGAATCTGAATGGGAGCTTCTATAA
- the LOC106332460 gene encoding uncharacterized protein LOC106332460 isoform X2: protein MNFKGIPWVENVYQRFEAMCIELEDLIVQDTAKYVESQVQTVGNSMKQFYSDVVQDLLPDDSVVSEKPLPVSMLHEYAPVCSFKKKRESFSGKNRDVKQEQEVTDGEKSGCEMKLRGLDADSTSPSTVHNTRLRNDVGTVKSSDSNRGEVARLNSKEEDSMQTSSSSVPGQLSGRSVEESCIIVDRDECVFSDRRENDKHKPYKKIRDAIFSRMKQNREKEYKRLAQQCYAEDVVNGRECGDNPERIEENQSAEESEWELL, encoded by the exons ATGAATTTTAAAGGTATACCATGGGTTGAAAACGTCTACCAAAGGTTTGAAGCAATGTGCATAGAGCTTGAAGATCTTATTGTCCAG GACACAGCTAAATACGTTGAGAGCCAAGTTCAAACTGTTGGAAACTCTATGAAGCAATTCTATTCCGATGTGGTTCAAGATCTGCTTCCAGATGACTCCGTAGTTTCGGAAAAGCCATTACCTGTTTCTATGTTACATGAATACGCTCCTGTCTGTTCCTTCAAGAAGAAAAGAGAAAGCTTCAGCGGGAAAAACAGAGATGTGAAGCAAGAACAAGAGGTAACTGATGGGGAAAAGAGTGGATGTGAAATGAAATTGCGTGGTCTTGATGCAGACTCGACTAGTCCATCAACGGTTCATAATACTCGTCTCAGAAATGATGTTGGAACTGTAAAGTCAAGTGATTCTAATCGAGGTGAAGTAGCAAGACTCAACTCTAAAGAGGAGGATTCGATGCAAACTAGTTCGAGTTCTGTCCCAGGACAGCTTAGTGGAAGATCAGTTGAAGAAAGCTGTATCATTGTGGATAGGGACGAATGCGTTTTTTCTGACAGGAGGGAGAATGACAAACACAAACCTTACAAG AAGATCCGAGACGCTATATTTTCAAGAATGAAGCAAAACAGAGAAAAAGAATACAAGCGACTTGCGCAACAATGCTACGCTGAAGATGTTGTAAATGGTAGAGAATGTGGTGACAATCCGGAACGGATTGAGGAAAACCAATCAGCAGAAGAATCTGAATGGGAGCTTCTATAA
- the LOC106331789 gene encoding mitochondrial inner membrane protease subunit 1-like, whose translation MASISTWFRYMAHKLEYSLTLSLKSHRREKLSDRELIQIIFKNLFHGKITYLHSGKGPEMSPTMAAHENTLLVRKIPIANTRYLFVGDAVVLKDPNDSDKYLVRRLAAVEGFEMVSGDAKEEPFVLDKDQCWVVAENKDIKPKEAYDSRTFGPVSTADIVGRAIYCLRTAVDHGPVRNSHTAMGQDSPILAVELDVDEMAKNHKAQ comes from the exons ATGGCCTCAATCTCGACATGGTTCAGATACATGGCACACAAGCTCGAATACTCCCTCACCCTCAGTCTCAAG AGTCATAGGAGAGAAAAACTGAGTGACCGCGAACTCATTCAAATCATCTTCAAGAATCTATTCCATGGGAAGATAACCTACTTACACTCGGGCAAAGGACCAGAAATGTCCCCAACCATGGCAGCACACGAGAACACGCTTCTTGTCCGTAAGATACCAATTGCTAACACCAG GTATCTGTTCGTTGGAGATGCTGTGGTCTTAAAGGACCCAAACGATTCAGATAAGTATCTGGTTAGAAGATTAGCAGCTGTAGAAGGATTCGAAATGGTATCAGGTGATGCAAAGGAGGAACCTTTTGTTCTCGATAAGGATCAGTGTTGGGTAGTTGCTGAAAACAAGGATATCAAACCTAAG GAAGCATATGATAGTCGAACATTTGGTCCAGTTTCAACAGCAGACATTGTTGGAAGAGCTATATATTGTCTGAGAACAGCCGTGGATCATGGTCCCGTTCGAAACAG TCACACTGCGATGGGACAAGATTCTCCAATCCTGGCAGTAGAATTGGACGTGGACGAGATGGCTAAAAACCACAAGGCACAATAA